From the genome of Methylocystis bryophila, one region includes:
- a CDS encoding FAD-binding oxidoreductase: MDLLARLAAIVGKENLLARPDSSDALMQEPRGDFSGCALAAVFPKTVFEVAKILALCNEHGVGVVPQGGNTGLVGGQTPDASGEQLLLSLKKLDRIREIDPDSDAMTLEAGVTLARAQEAALSADRYFPLSLASEGSCTIGGNLATNAGGVHVLSFGSTRDLTLGVEAVLADGRVLSTLSTLRKNNTGYDLTRLMIGSEGTLGVITAATLKLFPLRRARVATFVALAEPQAALRLLALCKSRLGAALEAFEILPRIGVDFVLKHAKPARDPFSRAYPWYALVEFATQEDEEALKGKIIDLLEEATNLGLALDASIADSLAQRAEFWRLREAMSEVQQREGGSIKHDVSLPLKAVPAFIEEAARRVEALVPGARPVPFGHLGDGNIHYNISQPVEMEKRAFLARRPEVNAAVHGLVVSLKGSISAEHGIGQAKRALLRETKDPTALAAMRAIKAALDPKGVLNPGKLL, from the coding sequence ATGGATTTGCTCGCCCGCTTAGCGGCGATTGTCGGCAAAGAAAACCTCCTTGCCCGACCCGATTCGTCTGACGCGTTGATGCAAGAGCCGCGCGGCGATTTTTCAGGCTGCGCTCTTGCGGCGGTGTTTCCGAAAACAGTTTTTGAAGTCGCAAAAATCCTCGCTTTATGCAACGAGCACGGCGTCGGCGTTGTGCCCCAGGGCGGTAACACAGGCCTCGTCGGCGGCCAGACACCGGACGCTTCGGGCGAGCAACTCCTCCTCTCGCTGAAAAAACTCGATCGCATTCGCGAGATCGACCCCGATTCGGACGCGATGACGCTCGAAGCCGGCGTGACCTTGGCGCGCGCCCAGGAAGCGGCTCTCTCCGCCGACCGCTATTTCCCGCTTTCGCTCGCCTCGGAAGGCTCCTGCACAATCGGCGGCAATCTCGCGACGAACGCCGGCGGCGTGCATGTTCTGAGCTTCGGCTCGACGCGCGATCTGACGCTGGGCGTCGAGGCGGTGCTCGCGGACGGACGCGTGCTCTCGACGCTCTCGACGCTGCGGAAGAACAATACAGGCTATGACCTCACGCGGCTCATGATCGGCTCGGAAGGGACGCTCGGCGTCATCACGGCGGCGACGCTGAAGCTGTTTCCGCTGCGGCGCGCGCGCGTCGCGACTTTCGTCGCCTTGGCTGAGCCGCAAGCGGCGCTGCGGCTGCTCGCGCTCTGCAAGTCTCGGCTCGGCGCCGCGCTCGAGGCCTTCGAGATCTTGCCGCGAATCGGCGTCGACTTCGTCCTCAAGCATGCGAAGCCGGCGCGCGATCCCTTCTCGCGCGCTTATCCCTGGTATGCGCTCGTCGAATTCGCCACGCAGGAAGACGAGGAGGCGCTTAAGGGAAAAATTATCGATCTTTTGGAGGAGGCGACGAATCTGGGCCTCGCGCTCGACGCGTCGATCGCCGATTCGCTCGCCCAGCGCGCCGAGTTCTGGCGCCTGCGCGAAGCCATGTCGGAAGTGCAGCAGCGCGAGGGCGGCTCGATCAAGCACGACGTGTCATTGCCGCTGAAGGCCGTCCCGGCCTTCATCGAGGAGGCGGCGCGGCGCGTCGAGGCGCTCGTTCCCGGCGCGCGTCCCGTGCCCTTCGGCCATTTGGGCGACGGCAACATCCATTACAACATCTCGCAGCCGGTCGAGATGGAGAAACGGGCTTTCCTCGCCCGCCGACCCGAGGTCAACGCCGCCGTCCACGGCCTCGTCGTCTCGCTCAAGGGCTCGATCTCGGCCGAACACGGCATCGGCCAAGCCAAGCGCGCCTTGCTACGCGAGACCAAGGACCCGACCGCGCTCGCCGCGATGCGGGCGATCAAGGCGGCGCTGGACCCCAAGGGCGTGCTCAATCCGGGCAAGCTCCTGTAA
- a CDS encoding ethanolamine ammonia-lyase subunit EutB, which translates to MYSIDVQGTRFRFDDLKTLLAKASPLRSGDCLAGVAAESAVERVAAQMRLAEVPLARFLEEPLIPYEDDEVTRLILDTHDRNAFTLIEGFTVGEFRDWLLSDYATGDVLADLAKGVTPEMAAAVSKISRNQDLIVVAAKIRVVTRFRDSIGLPGTLSSRIQPNHPTDDRRGVLASIVDGLLLGSGDAVIGVNPASDSPQRCHELLLLIDELRETLEIPTQSCVLAHVTTTLELMRKGAPVDLVFQSVAGTQAANRSFGVDLALLREANDAARALRRGTVGDNVMYFETGQGSALSADAHHGCDQQTLEARAYAVARAFQPLLVNTVVGFIGPEYLFDGKQIIRAGLEDHFCGKLLGLPMGCDACYTNHAEADQNDIDDLLTLLAVAGVNYVMGVPGGDDVMLNYQSTSYHDVAAVRRLLNLGPAPEFEDWLARTGLGGGVAKTQSLPVSLKRLLAED; encoded by the coding sequence ATGTATTCGATCGATGTGCAGGGAACCCGCTTTCGGTTTGACGACCTCAAAACGCTGCTGGCGAAGGCCTCGCCGCTGCGCTCGGGCGATTGTCTGGCCGGCGTCGCGGCGGAGAGCGCGGTCGAGCGCGTCGCCGCGCAGATGCGTCTGGCCGAAGTGCCCCTCGCGCGCTTCCTCGAAGAGCCGCTCATCCCCTATGAAGACGACGAGGTGACGCGGCTCATTCTCGACACGCATGACCGCAACGCCTTCACGCTTATTGAGGGCTTCACCGTCGGAGAGTTCCGCGACTGGCTGCTTTCCGATTATGCGACGGGCGACGTCCTCGCTGATCTCGCAAAGGGAGTGACGCCGGAGATGGCGGCCGCCGTCTCGAAGATCTCGCGCAATCAAGATTTGATCGTGGTCGCGGCGAAGATCCGCGTCGTCACGCGCTTTCGAGACAGCATCGGGCTGCCCGGCACGCTTTCCTCGCGCATTCAGCCCAATCATCCGACCGACGACCGCAGGGGCGTGCTCGCCAGCATCGTCGATGGACTGCTGCTTGGAAGCGGCGACGCGGTGATTGGCGTCAATCCGGCGTCCGACAGCCCGCAACGCTGCCATGAGCTGCTGCTGCTCATCGACGAGCTGCGCGAGACGTTGGAGATTCCCACCCAATCCTGCGTGCTTGCCCATGTGACGACGACGCTCGAGCTCATGAGAAAGGGCGCGCCGGTCGACCTCGTCTTTCAATCCGTAGCGGGAACGCAAGCCGCCAACCGCAGTTTTGGCGTCGACCTCGCGCTCCTGCGCGAGGCGAATGACGCGGCGCGCGCCTTGCGACGCGGAACGGTCGGCGACAATGTGATGTATTTCGAGACCGGCCAAGGCAGCGCGCTCTCCGCCGACGCCCATCACGGTTGCGATCAGCAGACGCTCGAAGCGCGCGCCTATGCGGTCGCGCGCGCCTTCCAACCTCTGCTCGTCAATACGGTCGTGGGATTCATCGGCCCGGAATATCTTTTCGACGGAAAGCAGATCATTCGCGCCGGGCTCGAAGATCATTTTTGCGGGAAGCTGCTCGGCCTGCCCATGGGCTGCGACGCCTGCTACACCAATCACGCCGAAGCCGATCAGAACGACATCGACGATCTGCTGACGCTCCTGGCGGTCGCCGGCGTCAATTACGTCATGGGCGTTCCCGGCGGCGACGACGTGATGCTGAACTATCAGAGCACGTCTTATCACGATGTCGCCGCTGTCCGGCGCCTGTTGAACCTCGGTCCCGCCCCGGAATTCGAAGACTGGCTGGCGCGGACGGGCCTCGGCGGCGGCGTGGCGAAAACGCAAAGCCTGCCGGTTTCCCTAAAACGCCTTCTGGCGGAGGATTGA
- a CDS encoding bifunctional folylpolyglutamate synthase/dihydrofolate synthase — protein sequence MDQHDAMLSRLLDLHPKKIDLSLGRTERLLEALGRPDLALPPTIHVAGTNGKGSTLAFLRAMLEARGARVHVYTSPHLLRFNERIRLGSEGGGRLVDDAALQDALETCERANGQQSITFFEITTAAAFLLFSRTQADWLLLETGLGGRYDATNVIKAPKATVVTSISLDHPEFLGETIEKIAMEKAGIFKPGAPAIIGFQREAARDVLERQARRVGAPVAIAGEDFHIYEESGRLVFEDAHGLLDLPAPRLQGRHQHENAAAAIAALRAIDPDFPSKAMESGLLKAEWPARLQRLSRGRLVDAAPAGAEIWIDGGHNEDGGRVLAEAMAEFEERESRPLALVCGAQTTKDVRAMLRHFVGLAREVIAVPVEGEHKCWPPEEVAAAAQAMGISARSAPSFERAVEMLAATSFERSPRVLIAGSLYLAACALAFNGSRIE from the coding sequence ATGGATCAGCACGACGCGATGCTGTCGCGCCTTCTCGACCTGCACCCCAAGAAAATCGATCTCTCGCTCGGGCGCACCGAGCGTCTGCTCGAAGCGCTTGGGCGCCCCGATCTCGCCCTGCCGCCGACGATCCACGTCGCGGGCACGAACGGCAAGGGCTCCACGCTCGCCTTTCTGCGCGCGATGCTGGAAGCCAGGGGCGCGCGCGTTCACGTCTACACGTCGCCGCATCTCCTGCGCTTCAATGAACGCATCCGGCTCGGGAGCGAGGGCGGCGGTAGGCTCGTCGACGATGCGGCGCTGCAAGACGCCTTGGAGACCTGCGAAAGGGCCAATGGCCAGCAGTCGATCACCTTCTTCGAGATCACCACCGCGGCGGCGTTTCTGTTGTTCTCACGCACGCAGGCCGACTGGCTCCTGCTCGAGACGGGGTTGGGCGGCCGCTATGACGCCACCAATGTGATCAAGGCCCCGAAGGCGACCGTCGTCACCTCGATCTCCCTCGATCACCCGGAGTTCCTGGGGGAAACGATAGAGAAGATCGCGATGGAGAAGGCCGGCATCTTCAAGCCCGGCGCGCCGGCGATCATCGGCTTTCAGCGCGAAGCGGCGCGCGACGTTCTCGAGCGCCAGGCGCGGCGCGTCGGCGCGCCGGTCGCCATCGCGGGAGAGGATTTCCACATTTATGAGGAGAGCGGCCGCCTCGTCTTCGAGGACGCGCATGGCCTCCTCGATCTGCCCGCGCCGCGCCTGCAGGGCCGCCATCAGCACGAAAACGCCGCCGCGGCGATCGCCGCGCTGCGCGCGATCGACCCTGATTTTCCGTCCAAGGCCATGGAAAGCGGGCTGCTCAAAGCCGAATGGCCGGCGCGGCTGCAACGCCTCTCGCGCGGCCGTCTCGTCGACGCCGCGCCGGCGGGCGCGGAAATATGGATCGACGGCGGTCACAACGAGGATGGCGGCCGCGTGCTCGCCGAGGCCATGGCCGAGTTCGAGGAGAGAGAGTCGCGCCCCCTCGCGCTCGTCTGCGGCGCGCAGACGACGAAGGACGTGCGCGCCATGCTGCGCCATTTCGTGGGACTGGCGCGCGAGGTCATCGCCGTCCCGGTCGAGGGCGAGCATAAATGCTGGCCGCCTGAGGAAGTCGCCGCGGCGGCGCAAGCGATGGGGATCTCCGCGCGGTCGGCCCCGAGCTTCGAGCGCGCTGTCGAAATGCTCGCCGCCACGTCTTTCGAGCGGTCGCCCCGGGTCCTCATCGCCGGATCGCTTTATCTTGCCGCCTGCGCGCTCGCTTTCAACGGCTCGCGAATCGAATGA
- a CDS encoding GcvT family protein: MTDLPKSAQVIVVGGGIVGCSVAYHLAKRGKEVLLLERHQLTAGSTWHAAGLVGQLRTNANITRLLGYSVELYDKLEAETGYATGWKRNGGLRLACNPDRWIEVKRQATTARSFGLEMQLLSAKEAQALWPLMNVDDVIGAAFLPTDGQANPSDITQALAKGARLAGAKFLEGVSVTNLIVENGRLLGLLTDQGRIECEKAVLCCGQWTARLAARAGACVPLTPVRHQYIVTEAIEGVTASLPTLRDPDRLTYYKEEVGGLVMGGYEPNPIPWSETHVPDDFAFRLLEDDWEHFEPIMSLALGRVPALASAGVKQMINGLESFTPDGNWMIGETPEVRNLFVGAGFNAFGIASAGGAGMALAEWVADGEPPFDLWAVDIRRFGPHHQDLGWVRNRTLEAYARHYAIAWPAEEYGSGRPLRRSPLYDRLQQRGACFGEKMGFERPNWFADLSAGEVPQDRYSYNKPGWFDAVGREHHACRDRAALFDQTSFAKALLVGRDAEAALSWIAANDVAKPPGSVIYTQMLNRKGGIECDLTVTRLERDRYYIVTGTGFATHDFDWIERSIPEGLDATLINVTSSNAVLALMGPRAREILSSCCADDVSNAAFPFMTAREIKVAGAPVTAIRVTYVGELGWELHVPVEFAVSVYDRLMEAGAPFGLANAGYRAIESLRLEKGYRAWGADIGPDHTPLMAGLGWAVKLKSNQAFQGREALEQMSKEPLSRRLVGFSVDDPEVTLLGRETIYRDGERVGWLSSGGFGYTIGKAIGYGYVRHAGGVDEEFLRKGSYELDVAGERIRACVSLTPFFDPRGLRPRA, encoded by the coding sequence ATGACGGACCTTCCAAAGAGCGCGCAAGTCATCGTCGTCGGGGGCGGAATCGTCGGCTGCTCGGTCGCCTATCATCTCGCGAAGCGCGGCAAGGAAGTGTTGCTCCTCGAGCGGCATCAGCTCACCGCCGGCTCGACCTGGCACGCCGCGGGCCTCGTCGGCCAATTGCGCACCAACGCCAATATCACCCGGCTCTTGGGCTATTCGGTCGAGCTATACGACAAGCTCGAAGCGGAGACGGGCTACGCGACTGGCTGGAAGCGCAATGGCGGCTTGCGGCTCGCCTGCAACCCCGACCGCTGGATCGAGGTGAAGCGCCAGGCCACGACCGCCCGCAGTTTCGGGCTGGAGATGCAACTGCTGTCCGCGAAGGAGGCGCAGGCGCTCTGGCCCCTCATGAATGTGGACGACGTCATCGGCGCCGCGTTCCTGCCGACGGATGGACAAGCCAACCCTTCCGACATCACGCAGGCGCTCGCCAAGGGCGCTCGCCTCGCCGGCGCGAAATTCCTCGAGGGGGTGTCGGTCACGAACCTCATCGTCGAGAATGGCCGGCTGCTGGGGCTCTTGACCGACCAAGGACGGATCGAATGTGAAAAGGCCGTCTTATGCTGCGGTCAATGGACGGCGCGCCTCGCCGCGCGCGCGGGAGCCTGCGTCCCGCTCACGCCGGTGCGCCATCAATATATCGTCACCGAGGCGATCGAGGGCGTGACCGCATCCCTGCCGACGCTGCGCGATCCGGATCGCCTGACCTATTACAAGGAGGAGGTCGGCGGACTCGTCATGGGCGGCTATGAGCCCAATCCGATTCCCTGGAGCGAGACGCATGTCCCGGACGACTTCGCCTTTCGCCTGCTCGAGGACGACTGGGAGCATTTCGAGCCGATCATGAGCCTCGCGCTCGGCCGCGTGCCGGCGCTGGCGTCGGCCGGCGTGAAGCAGATGATCAACGGGCTGGAGAGTTTCACGCCCGACGGCAATTGGATGATCGGCGAGACGCCGGAAGTTCGCAATCTCTTCGTCGGCGCGGGGTTCAACGCCTTCGGCATCGCCTCTGCCGGCGGCGCCGGCATGGCGCTTGCCGAATGGGTCGCGGACGGCGAGCCGCCCTTCGATCTCTGGGCGGTCGATATTCGTCGTTTTGGTCCCCATCACCAGGATCTCGGCTGGGTGCGCAACCGGACGCTGGAAGCCTACGCCCGGCATTACGCCATCGCCTGGCCCGCGGAAGAATACGGCTCGGGACGCCCTTTGCGCCGTTCGCCGCTCTATGACCGGCTCCAGCAGCGCGGCGCCTGCTTCGGCGAGAAAATGGGATTCGAGCGCCCCAATTGGTTCGCGGATCTCTCTGCGGGCGAGGTTCCGCAGGATCGCTATTCTTACAATAAGCCCGGCTGGTTCGACGCCGTCGGGCGCGAGCATCACGCTTGCCGCGACAGGGCCGCGCTCTTCGATCAAACGAGCTTCGCCAAAGCGCTCCTCGTCGGACGCGACGCGGAAGCCGCTCTGTCTTGGATCGCAGCGAATGATGTGGCGAAGCCCCCGGGCAGCGTGATCTACACGCAGATGCTCAACCGCAAGGGCGGGATCGAATGCGATCTGACCGTCACGCGGCTCGAACGCGATCGCTATTACATCGTGACGGGCACAGGCTTCGCGACGCATGATTTCGATTGGATCGAGCGCTCCATTCCCGAAGGCTTGGATGCGACGTTGATCAACGTCACCTCCTCCAACGCTGTGCTCGCGCTCATGGGACCCCGTGCGCGCGAGATTCTCTCTTCCTGCTGCGCCGACGACGTGTCCAACGCCGCTTTTCCCTTCATGACGGCGCGTGAAATTAAAGTCGCCGGCGCGCCCGTGACGGCGATCCGCGTCACCTATGTCGGCGAGCTGGGCTGGGAGCTGCATGTCCCGGTGGAGTTTGCGGTCTCGGTTTATGACCGCCTGATGGAGGCGGGCGCGCCTTTCGGTCTCGCCAACGCCGGCTATCGCGCAATCGAGTCATTGCGCCTGGAGAAAGGCTATCGCGCCTGGGGCGCCGACATCGGACCGGATCACACGCCACTGATGGCGGGACTAGGCTGGGCCGTGAAACTGAAATCGAACCAGGCGTTTCAAGGACGCGAGGCGCTTGAGCAAATGTCGAAGGAGCCTCTTTCGCGCCGGCTCGTCGGGTTTTCGGTGGACGATCCCGAAGTCACGCTGCTCGGCCGAGAGACGATCTACCGCGATGGCGAGCGCGTGGGTTGGCTTTCGAGTGGCGGCTTTGGCTATACGATCGGCAAAGCGATCGGCTATGGTTATGTTCGCCACGCGGGCGGGGTCGACGAAGAGTTTCTACGCAAGGGAAGCTACGAGCTCGACGTGGCCGGCGAGCGCATTCGCGCATGCGTGTCGCTCACGCCTTTCTTCGATCCTCGCGGCCTCCGTCCTCGGGCCTAG
- a CDS encoding choline kinase family protein → MAADASDPESLISALPLWSGPIEIEPLAGGITNKNYLVSEKGRRVVVRYGGDIPAHGVMRFNELAAAKAAAAAEISPKVLYAAPPFLAMDFIEGQTYGPEDVRKNLRRCVALAKRVHHELRAHLRGPTLCFNVFHVIHDYAQTLVEEKSRKIPLLPRLLERAQRLEHALGPIDLVFGHNDLLAANFIDDGARLWLIDWDYAGWGTPFFDLGGLSSNNGFTAEENEAMLAAYFERTPSDELSRRLRAMVCASLLRESLWSMVSEIKSMIDFDYVAYTEENLRRFEAAFAAFEEFERA, encoded by the coding sequence ATGGCCGCCGACGCATCCGACCCCGAATCATTGATCAGCGCCCTTCCGCTTTGGAGCGGCCCCATCGAGATCGAGCCGTTGGCCGGCGGCATAACCAATAAGAATTATCTCGTGTCGGAGAAGGGGCGTCGCGTCGTCGTGCGCTACGGCGGCGACATTCCGGCGCATGGCGTCATGCGCTTCAATGAATTGGCGGCGGCGAAGGCCGCGGCGGCGGCGGAAATCTCGCCCAAGGTGCTTTATGCCGCGCCGCCCTTTCTCGCGATGGACTTCATCGAGGGGCAAACCTACGGTCCCGAAGACGTTCGCAAGAATCTCCGTCGTTGCGTCGCGCTCGCAAAGCGCGTGCATCATGAGTTGCGCGCGCATCTTCGCGGCCCCACGCTCTGCTTCAACGTGTTCCACGTCATCCACGACTATGCCCAGACGCTCGTCGAGGAGAAGAGCCGCAAGATTCCCCTTCTCCCCCGGCTGCTTGAGCGCGCGCAGCGCCTGGAGCACGCCCTCGGCCCGATCGACCTCGTCTTCGGTCATAACGACCTGCTCGCGGCGAATTTCATCGACGACGGCGCGCGCCTTTGGCTGATCGACTGGGATTACGCCGGCTGGGGCACGCCGTTCTTCGATCTCGGCGGTCTTTCCTCCAACAATGGCTTCACGGCCGAGGAGAACGAGGCGATGCTCGCCGCCTATTTCGAGCGGACCCCGAGCGACGAGCTCTCGCGGCGGCTACGCGCGATGGTCTGCGCATCGCTTTTGCGCGAATCCCTGTGGAGCATGGTGTCGGAGATCAAATCGATGATAGACTTCGATTACGTCGCTTACACCGAAGAGAACCTTCGTCGCTTCGAGGCGGCTTTCGCGGCGTTCGAGGAATTTGAGAGAGCATGA
- a CDS encoding YheT family hydrolase, with protein MPTFSLRTNPVKAAPIDAQSEDASQAFPSFRERPPWIGRDLQTLRNFLRGDPGELLGGERLLLAMPDGDKLAARLDRPIKQNVIYFKRVERDACEKPVSAFSHRALVVLVHGLAGCESSHDTVATARHLVSEGWSVLRLNLRGSEPSRPTSTGRYHAGRTEDLEAALRALPRELALHGIILVGHSLGGNLVLKFMGEAYYDLPVLAAAAISTPLDLAGSCARMMERRNLPYHRHMLRAMKLEALAESAALTSVERATIAAARNVYEFDNNFVAPHFGYRDALDYYEANRSGRFLAGIKTPTLIVHALDDPWIPSACYTTIDWARLPMIETALTPNGGHLGFHGVGSATPWHDRVTALWLSKQAAVRLH; from the coding sequence ATGCCGACGTTTTCTCTTCGAACGAATCCGGTCAAGGCCGCGCCCATAGACGCGCAAAGCGAGGACGCGAGCCAGGCTTTCCCAAGCTTCCGCGAACGTCCGCCTTGGATCGGCCGCGACCTGCAGACTTTGCGCAATTTCTTGCGTGGCGATCCGGGTGAGCTTCTTGGCGGCGAGCGGCTGCTGCTCGCCATGCCGGATGGCGACAAATTGGCGGCGCGTCTCGACAGGCCCATCAAACAAAACGTGATCTATTTCAAAAGGGTAGAGCGCGATGCGTGCGAAAAACCGGTTTCCGCTTTTTCGCATCGCGCGCTTGTCGTGCTCGTGCATGGTCTCGCAGGATGCGAATCGAGCCACGATACGGTGGCGACGGCGCGTCATCTCGTGAGCGAAGGCTGGAGCGTGCTGCGGTTGAACCTGCGCGGTTCCGAGCCCTCGCGTCCGACCTCGACGGGCCGTTACCACGCCGGAAGAACCGAAGATCTCGAGGCGGCGCTGCGCGCGCTTCCGCGAGAGCTCGCCCTGCACGGGATCATCCTCGTCGGCCATTCGTTGGGCGGCAATCTCGTGCTGAAATTCATGGGCGAAGCCTACTATGACCTCCCCGTCCTGGCGGCGGCGGCGATCTCGACGCCGCTCGATCTTGCGGGAAGCTGCGCGCGCATGATGGAGCGGCGAAATCTGCCCTATCATCGGCACATGCTGCGGGCGATGAAGCTCGAGGCGCTGGCCGAGAGCGCGGCGCTGACGAGCGTGGAGCGGGCGACGATCGCCGCAGCGCGCAATGTCTATGAGTTCGACAACAATTTTGTCGCGCCGCATTTCGGCTACCGCGATGCGCTCGACTATTACGAAGCCAATCGCTCAGGCCGCTTTCTTGCGGGCATAAAGACGCCGACGCTGATCGTGCACGCCTTGGACGACCCGTGGATACCCTCCGCCTGCTACACGACGATCGACTGGGCGCGCCTGCCGATGATCGAGACGGCGCTGACGCCGAACGGCGGACATCTGGGCTTTCACGGCGTCGGCAGCGCCACGCCCTGGCATGATCGCGTGACGGCGCTCTGGCTTTCGAAGCAGGCGGCGGTCAGGCTGCATTAG
- a CDS encoding glutathione S-transferase family protein — protein MTPATLVIGNKGYSSWSFRPWMVMKEFAIPFQEEVVPLYRENSKAKLLTHSSAGKVPVLIHDGLHVWDSLAIIEYLAERYPALPIWPRKIEARAHARALAAEMHAGFTALRKECPTNFRRKTSPVSLSEAASADLSRIDAAWREARARFGEGGPFLYGAFSAADAMFAPVVNRVEIYGLPVSPDSRTFVEAVKNLASWKSWHAGAQEEEWRLPQFELA, from the coding sequence ATGACGCCTGCCACTCTCGTTATTGGCAACAAGGGCTATTCTTCATGGTCGTTTCGGCCCTGGATGGTCATGAAGGAGTTCGCGATTCCCTTTCAAGAGGAAGTGGTCCCGCTATACCGAGAGAACTCGAAAGCGAAGCTCCTGACTCATTCCAGCGCAGGAAAAGTCCCGGTGCTTATCCACGACGGGCTGCACGTTTGGGACTCGCTCGCGATCATTGAATATCTGGCGGAACGCTATCCTGCGCTTCCCATCTGGCCGCGCAAGATTGAAGCTCGCGCCCATGCGCGAGCGCTTGCCGCCGAGATGCATGCGGGCTTCACTGCCTTGAGAAAGGAATGCCCCACGAATTTCCGTCGCAAGACGAGCCCCGTCTCTTTGAGCGAAGCGGCAAGCGCGGACCTCTCGCGAATCGACGCCGCGTGGCGTGAAGCGCGGGCGCGCTTCGGGGAGGGCGGCCCGTTTCTCTATGGCGCATTTAGCGCCGCGGACGCGATGTTCGCGCCGGTCGTCAATCGGGTGGAAATCTACGGCCTGCCTGTTTCCCCGGATTCACGGACTTTTGTGGAGGCTGTGAAAAATCTTGCCTCCTGGAAGAGTTGGCATGCAGGCGCCCAAGAAGAGGAGTGGAGGCTGCCGCAATTTGAGCTGGCCTAA
- a CDS encoding (5-formylfuran-3-yl)methyl phosphate synthase, protein MTLMLASVLSSAEADTAVDCGVDIVDCKDARRGALGALSLDEVAKIVASIAKRRPVSAVVELPHDASQARAAIEAAAATGVDFVKFALPMTPDLHEVVDSLAPLCPRIRLVAVLFADLGPDLEALPLLARAGFHGVMLDTAHKGKGRLLDHVGVGALGDFVSRARALGLSSGLAGSLEAPDVPRLLVLAPDVLGFRGALCETGDRQRALSPAGVKLIREMIRRPHAPAPRYAEVDHVFVRDLVMPVDIGAYGFERGHKQRVRFSIDAEVFRDIGPDDMRGVFSYDVMTDAIRIVLDSGHIELVETMAERVAESVLLHERVRAVEVVVEKLDVAPPASVGVRIRRERAHHTSALHAKTGA, encoded by the coding sequence ATGACCTTGATGCTCGCCAGCGTGCTCTCGAGCGCGGAGGCCGACACCGCCGTCGACTGCGGAGTCGATATCGTCGACTGCAAGGACGCGCGGCGCGGCGCGCTGGGCGCGCTGTCGCTCGACGAGGTCGCGAAGATCGTCGCTTCCATCGCGAAGCGGCGGCCCGTCAGCGCCGTGGTCGAGCTGCCGCACGACGCGTCTCAGGCGCGCGCGGCGATCGAGGCCGCCGCCGCGACGGGGGTCGATTTCGTCAAATTCGCGCTGCCGATGACGCCCGACCTTCACGAGGTCGTCGACTCGCTCGCCCCGCTTTGCCCGAGAATCCGACTCGTCGCGGTGCTCTTTGCGGATCTTGGCCCCGATCTCGAGGCGCTGCCGCTGCTCGCGCGCGCAGGCTTTCACGGCGTGATGCTCGACACCGCGCATAAGGGGAAGGGACGCCTGCTCGACCATGTCGGCGTCGGCGCGCTCGGCGACTTCGTGTCGCGCGCCCGCGCCCTCGGCCTTTCAAGCGGGCTCGCCGGCTCGCTAGAGGCGCCCGACGTCCCGCGCCTCCTGGTGCTTGCGCCTGACGTGCTGGGCTTTCGCGGCGCGCTCTGCGAGACGGGCGATCGCCAAAGAGCGCTTTCGCCCGCGGGGGTGAAGCTCATCCGCGAAATGATCCGGCGGCCGCATGCGCCCGCGCCGCGCTACGCAGAGGTTGATCACGTCTTCGTGCGCGATCTCGTCATGCCGGTCGACATCGGGGCCTATGGCTTCGAGCGCGGCCATAAGCAGCGGGTGCGTTTCTCGATCGACGCGGAGGTCTTTCGCGACATCGGTCCCGACGACATGCGCGGCGTGTTCTCATACGACGTGATGACGGACGCGATTCGGATCGTCCTCGACTCGGGTCATATCGAGCTCGTGGAGACCATGGCCGAGCGCGTGGCCGAAAGCGTTCTCTTGCATGAACGCGTCCGCGCGGTGGAGGTCGTCGTCGAGAAGCTCGACGTGGCGCCGCCGGCTTCGGTCGGGGTGCGCATCCGGCGCGAGCGGGCGCATCACACATCAGCGCTGCACGCCAAGACGGGCGCATGA